A single region of the Triticum dicoccoides isolate Atlit2015 ecotype Zavitan chromosome 2B, WEW_v2.0, whole genome shotgun sequence genome encodes:
- the LOC119365529 gene encoding transcription factor bHLH123-like, which yields MAQESSQASVASSPPHPPSSAFWWRDMHPYSTTPAWPPPPATAATPLWTPLAQHKTSSSGAADDLSASNDTMQTSFTKTSTNHSGISMDDSSAATAAVQSHLWNQVAMGTGGEVAGSMQVVHDAHNDDSENFLELLNSRTLATELFAEPPACDYLKKMEYGGGSAWPDVHQFSAANMDKHLPSASGAGYWSIAPPNPCHGDSGHHQRVGGSGPCDNAAAMGHVAKALFLDADGNVKHEMGGGGHGAILQEAASTRCTSSQDFTRPIGLGYSSMQGLISNRMYGGGAGAYDVAMDVRWGRNDGRDPRSLSGLISFGRGMGKPVPSGSPAKTSSAEYKKQGREMSSPEKTSTSGVCGKGSSALSTKGKKRAEEERGSEGNVKKSKHESCSPTSSSPKGQMPKVKLGHKITALQQMVSPFGKTDTASVLYEAINYIKWLHEQVQLLSDPYMKSCSSKDYKPWVRSDGREKEDAETDLKSRGLCLVPLSRTPQMYMDSNGPDYWTPPNKSCLYR from the exons ATGGCCCAGGAGAGCTCGCAGGCCTCCGTCGCGAGCTCACCGCCGCACCCTCCATCTTCGGCTTTCTGGTGGCGCGACATGCATCCCTATTCCACTACCCCTGcttggccgccgccgcccgccacagcGGCCACGCCGCTCTGGACCCCGCTCGCTCAACACAAGACATCCTCCTCCGGCGCCGCCGATGATCTGTCCGCCTCCAACGACACCATGCAGACCTCCTTCACCAAGACCTCTACCAACCACTCCGGCATCAGCATGGACGACTCCTCAGCCGCCACTGCGGCCGTGCAGAGCCACCTCTGGAACCAAGTCGCCAT GGGCACCGGCGGCGAGGTCGCGGGGAGCATGCAGGTGGTGCATGACGCCCACAACGACGACAGCGAGAACTTCCTTGAGCTGCTAAACTCAAGGACGCTCGCCACGGAGCTCTTTGCCGAGCCGCCGGCTTGCGACTATCTCAAGAAGATGGAGTACGGTGGCGGCAGCGCATGGCCGGACGTCCACCAGTTCAGCGCTGCCAATATGGACAAGCACCTCCCTTCCGCCTCCGGCGCTGGCTACTGGTCCATCGCGCCGCCCAACCCGTGCCACGGAGACAGCGGCCACCACCAACGCGTTGGCGGCTCCGGGCCATGCGATAACGCCGCCGCCATGGGCCACGTTGCCAAGGCCCTCTTCCTGGACGCGGACGGCAACGTCAAGCACGAGATGGGTGGGGGCGGCCACGGCGCGATACTGCAGGAAGCGGCCAGCACCAGATGCACCAGCAGCCAAGACTTCACGAGGCCCATCGGGCTGGGGTACAGCTCCATGCAAGGGCTCATCAGCAACAGAATGTATGGAGGCGGCGCCGGCGCTTATGACGTTGCCATGGACGTTCGGTGGGGCAGAAATGATGGTCGCGACCCTAGGAGCCTGTCGGGCTTGATATCGTTCGGCCGGGGCATGGGAAAGCCTGTGCCTTCCGGCTCCCCGGCGAAGACGTCGTCGGCGGAGTACAAGAAGCAAGGGCGGGAGATGTCGTCGCCG GAGAAGACAAGCACCAGCGGCGTCTGTGGCAAGGGGAGTAGTGCGCTATCCaccaaggggaagaagagagcggaAGAGGAGAGGGGATCGGAAGGCAACGTGAAGAAGTCCAAGCACGAGTCCTGCTCGCCCACGTCGTCGTCTCCCAAA GGCCAGATGCCTAAAGTAAAGTTAGGACACAAGATAACTGCACTTCAACAGATGGTTTCACCATTTGGGAAG aCCGATACCGCATCAGTTCTATATGAGGCGATAAATTACATTAAGTGGTTGCATGAGCAAGTGCAG CTGCTGAGTGACCCTTACATGAAGTCGTGTAGTAGCAAG GATTACAAGCCATGGGTACGGTCTGATGGGAGGGAGAAGGAAGATGCAGAGACTGACCTAAAGAGTAGGGGGTTGTGCTTGGTTCCACTCTCCCGCACGCCCCAGATGTACATGGATAGCAACGGCCCGGATTATTGGACCCCGCCCAACAAGAGTTGTTTATACCGGTGA
- the LOC119365530 gene encoding protein NRT1/ PTR FAMILY 8.5-like isoform X1, whose translation MDADRRGGLRTPILADDEAQASGSEAREHEVHMAAGHCSDKALKVILCLQFLEVSAFYGVYLNLIVYLQDVLHGDSASNVTAVNSWAGVSYLMPLLGAAVADSYWGKHKTVLIGLCISLVGMAMVTTSATLPSLRPPPCSPGAYCAPATLSQELVFFSGIYLCGVGIGASKAVFISFAAEQFDDDDDKNTSGGEAKASYFSWYYAVANVAMLTAGTLLVWVEDKVSWGLGYGICASFVAVAVVGLAATAPMYRIVPPAGSPMKGVLQVLVAFSRKVNLTVPEDATELYEEDGVKNPLLHPLHERLQHTEQFRCLDKAAIVTAEDLEDGGLNRPWRLCTVTQVEELKTLLRLIPIWLTSAVYFVANTQAQTTFVQQGTKTDSHIAGGAASVPAASLTSIETVLVAAYVTLYNRAVVPSVAFTPLQLMGLGHATAAGAVAVAACTEARRLRMAGGQEAAQMGIAWLLPQYAVMAVSDASLSVGQMQFFYDQSPETMRGASTAFYFLSISLGNLINSQLVTLVASVTSAGGRTGWFPPELDDGHLDYYFVLVVAITLLNFAVFVALAKNYTSKRVR comes from the exons ATGGACGCCGATCGCCGTGGGGGCTTAAGGACGCCGATATTAGCGGACGATGAG GCCCAGGCGTCTGGTTCGGAAGCTCGGGAGCATGAGGTGCACATGGCGGCCGGTCACTGCTCTGATAAGGCGCTCAAAGTCATCTTGT GCCTGCAGTTCCTGGAGGTCAGTGCTTTCTACGGGGTCTACCTGAACTTGATAGTGTATCTTCAGGATGTTCTCCATGGAGACAGTGCATCCAATGTGACGGCCGTGAATTCTTGGGCTGGGGTCAGCTACCTCATGCCCCTGCTCGGCGCCGCCGTCGCCGACTCCTACTGGGGAAAACACAAGACCGTTTTGATCGGCCTCTGCATTTCTCTCGTC GGGATGGCCATGGTCACCACGTCAGCTACGCTGCCGTCTCTGAGGCCGCCCCCTTGCTCGCCGGGCGCGTACTGCGCACCGGCGACGCTCAGCCAAGAGCTAGTCTTCTTTTCGGGCATATACCTGTGCGGCGTCGGGATCGGCGCGTCCAAGGCAGTCTTCATCTCGTTTGCCGCGGAGCAGTTCGACGACGACGATGACAAGAACACGTCGGGAGGGGAGGCGAAGGCGTCCTACTTCAGCTGGTACTACGCGGTGGCCAACGTGGCCATGCTGACCGCGGGGACACTGCTGGTTTGGGTCGAGGACAAGGTGAGCTGGGGGCTCGGGTACGGCATCTGCGCGTCGTTCGTCGCGGTCGCCGTCGTCGGCCTCGCCGCGACGGCGCCCATGTACCGGATCGTGCCTCCGGCGGGCAGCCCGATGAAAGGCGTGCTCCAAGTGCTGGTGGCGTTCTCTCGCAAGGTAAACCTGACGGTGCCTGAGGACGCCACAGAACTGTACGaggaggatggtgtcaagaacccgTTGCTGCATCCGCTGCACGAACGATTGCAGCACACGGAACAGTTCAG GTGCTTGGACAAGGCTGCCATTGTCACGGCCGAGGACTTGGAAGACGGCGGCCTGAACCGGCCATGGAGGCTGTGCACGGTGACCCAGGTGGAGGAGCTCAAGACTCTGCTGCGGCTGATCCCGATATGGCTCACCTCGGCCGTCTACTTCGTCGCCAACACGCAGGCGCAGACCACGTTCGTGCAGCAGGGCACCAAGACGGACTCCCACATCGCGGGCGGCGCCGCGTCCGTCCCGGCCGCGTCGCTGACGTCCATTGAGACGGTGCTCGTCGCCGCCTACGTCACGCTCTACAACAGGGCCGTCGTGCCATCCGTGGCGTTCACGCCGCTCCAGCTCATGGGGCTCGGGCACGCCACGGCGGCcggggcggtggccgtggccgcgTGCACCGAGGCGCGCAGGCTGCGGATGGCCGGGGGCCAGGAGGCGGCCCAAATGGGCATAGCGTGGCTGCTGCCGCAGTACGCCGTGATGGCGGTCTCGGACGCGTCGCTCTCCGTGGGGCAGATGCAGTTCTTCTACGACCAGTCGCCGGAGACGATGAGGGGCGCGTCGACGGCGTTCTACTTCCTGTCCATCTCCCTCGGGAATCTGATCAATTCGCAGCTGGTGACGCTGGTGGCGTCCGTCACGTCGGCAGGGGGGAGGACGGGGTGGTTTCCACCGGAATTGGATGATGGGCACCTAGATTACTACTTCGTGCTCGTTGTCGCCATCACTTTGCTGAACTTTGCCGTTTTTGTTGCCCTTGCCAAGAACTACACGTCCAAGAGAGTTAGATAG
- the LOC119365530 gene encoding protein NRT1/ PTR FAMILY 8.5-like isoform X2 — translation MAAGHCSDKALKVILCLQFLEVSAFYGVYLNLIVYLQDVLHGDSASNVTAVNSWAGVSYLMPLLGAAVADSYWGKHKTVLIGLCISLVGMAMVTTSATLPSLRPPPCSPGAYCAPATLSQELVFFSGIYLCGVGIGASKAVFISFAAEQFDDDDDKNTSGGEAKASYFSWYYAVANVAMLTAGTLLVWVEDKVSWGLGYGICASFVAVAVVGLAATAPMYRIVPPAGSPMKGVLQVLVAFSRKVNLTVPEDATELYEEDGVKNPLLHPLHERLQHTEQFRCLDKAAIVTAEDLEDGGLNRPWRLCTVTQVEELKTLLRLIPIWLTSAVYFVANTQAQTTFVQQGTKTDSHIAGGAASVPAASLTSIETVLVAAYVTLYNRAVVPSVAFTPLQLMGLGHATAAGAVAVAACTEARRLRMAGGQEAAQMGIAWLLPQYAVMAVSDASLSVGQMQFFYDQSPETMRGASTAFYFLSISLGNLINSQLVTLVASVTSAGGRTGWFPPELDDGHLDYYFVLVVAITLLNFAVFVALAKNYTSKRVR, via the exons ATGGCGGCCGGTCACTGCTCTGATAAGGCGCTCAAAGTCATCTTGT GCCTGCAGTTCCTGGAGGTCAGTGCTTTCTACGGGGTCTACCTGAACTTGATAGTGTATCTTCAGGATGTTCTCCATGGAGACAGTGCATCCAATGTGACGGCCGTGAATTCTTGGGCTGGGGTCAGCTACCTCATGCCCCTGCTCGGCGCCGCCGTCGCCGACTCCTACTGGGGAAAACACAAGACCGTTTTGATCGGCCTCTGCATTTCTCTCGTC GGGATGGCCATGGTCACCACGTCAGCTACGCTGCCGTCTCTGAGGCCGCCCCCTTGCTCGCCGGGCGCGTACTGCGCACCGGCGACGCTCAGCCAAGAGCTAGTCTTCTTTTCGGGCATATACCTGTGCGGCGTCGGGATCGGCGCGTCCAAGGCAGTCTTCATCTCGTTTGCCGCGGAGCAGTTCGACGACGACGATGACAAGAACACGTCGGGAGGGGAGGCGAAGGCGTCCTACTTCAGCTGGTACTACGCGGTGGCCAACGTGGCCATGCTGACCGCGGGGACACTGCTGGTTTGGGTCGAGGACAAGGTGAGCTGGGGGCTCGGGTACGGCATCTGCGCGTCGTTCGTCGCGGTCGCCGTCGTCGGCCTCGCCGCGACGGCGCCCATGTACCGGATCGTGCCTCCGGCGGGCAGCCCGATGAAAGGCGTGCTCCAAGTGCTGGTGGCGTTCTCTCGCAAGGTAAACCTGACGGTGCCTGAGGACGCCACAGAACTGTACGaggaggatggtgtcaagaacccgTTGCTGCATCCGCTGCACGAACGATTGCAGCACACGGAACAGTTCAG GTGCTTGGACAAGGCTGCCATTGTCACGGCCGAGGACTTGGAAGACGGCGGCCTGAACCGGCCATGGAGGCTGTGCACGGTGACCCAGGTGGAGGAGCTCAAGACTCTGCTGCGGCTGATCCCGATATGGCTCACCTCGGCCGTCTACTTCGTCGCCAACACGCAGGCGCAGACCACGTTCGTGCAGCAGGGCACCAAGACGGACTCCCACATCGCGGGCGGCGCCGCGTCCGTCCCGGCCGCGTCGCTGACGTCCATTGAGACGGTGCTCGTCGCCGCCTACGTCACGCTCTACAACAGGGCCGTCGTGCCATCCGTGGCGTTCACGCCGCTCCAGCTCATGGGGCTCGGGCACGCCACGGCGGCcggggcggtggccgtggccgcgTGCACCGAGGCGCGCAGGCTGCGGATGGCCGGGGGCCAGGAGGCGGCCCAAATGGGCATAGCGTGGCTGCTGCCGCAGTACGCCGTGATGGCGGTCTCGGACGCGTCGCTCTCCGTGGGGCAGATGCAGTTCTTCTACGACCAGTCGCCGGAGACGATGAGGGGCGCGTCGACGGCGTTCTACTTCCTGTCCATCTCCCTCGGGAATCTGATCAATTCGCAGCTGGTGACGCTGGTGGCGTCCGTCACGTCGGCAGGGGGGAGGACGGGGTGGTTTCCACCGGAATTGGATGATGGGCACCTAGATTACTACTTCGTGCTCGTTGTCGCCATCACTTTGCTGAACTTTGCCGTTTTTGTTGCCCTTGCCAAGAACTACACGTCCAAGAGAGTTAGATAG